The Streptomyces aurantiacus genome includes a region encoding these proteins:
- a CDS encoding acyltransferase domain-containing protein produces MTVHTSTDLHTTFLFPGQGGFDSAALRLAEKKYPQVRGVLERIDAETMSLFSRRISDVVLGTHPTDLRELLDDDAWVSQVAIYAAGLAAYEILDAQGVRPDVLVGHSLGEITALVAAGAFSVEDGVRIVAQRVAVIQRQNGVEGRMVALSAGAERSRRLLELLDDPMLAVATENHDEQTVVSGPGEILDRVIAIAGQLGIGAIEIDAPFPFHTPALAPAVPEFAAYVGKLDQHPLQRLVYSPILQRYYEPDDALADRLAEHFVTPVRFAAAVRHLQAAGVHTFVEAGGRAALSKLVVRLTKGSDVRALPSLAVDGDGGLALDATLRVLRDAGLAGATRAPGLAELLAPTVPAGVFEAYWARHGDEVLRRIADDLGDFTPEPAAQAPSPGTGATTPAAPAPSSPAPSAEAPDRAEIHAELRTLYAEALEYPEEVFEDGVQLEAELGVDSVKQVELLSRASKRYGLPTREAGFRLENYNTMDKIVDFVLAELSGREAVAAG; encoded by the coding sequence ATGACCGTCCACACGTCGACGGACCTGCACACCACCTTCCTCTTCCCCGGCCAGGGCGGTTTCGACAGTGCGGCCCTGCGCCTGGCCGAGAAGAAGTACCCGCAGGTCCGAGGGGTCCTCGAGCGTATCGACGCGGAGACCATGAGCCTGTTCTCGCGCCGAATATCCGACGTGGTCCTCGGGACGCACCCCACGGACCTGCGCGAACTCCTCGACGACGATGCCTGGGTCTCCCAGGTGGCCATCTACGCCGCCGGCCTGGCCGCGTACGAGATCCTGGACGCCCAGGGGGTACGTCCGGACGTCCTCGTCGGCCACAGCCTCGGCGAGATCACCGCACTGGTCGCCGCCGGGGCGTTCTCCGTCGAGGACGGGGTGCGGATCGTCGCCCAGCGCGTGGCGGTCATCCAGCGGCAGAACGGCGTCGAGGGCCGCATGGTGGCGCTGTCCGCAGGCGCCGAAAGGTCCCGCCGCCTGCTGGAACTGCTGGACGACCCGATGCTGGCCGTCGCCACCGAGAACCACGACGAGCAGACCGTGGTGAGCGGCCCGGGCGAGATTCTCGACCGGGTGATCGCGATCGCCGGGCAACTGGGCATCGGCGCCATCGAGATCGACGCCCCCTTCCCCTTCCACACTCCGGCTCTCGCCCCCGCCGTACCCGAATTCGCCGCCTACGTCGGCAAGCTGGACCAGCACCCGCTGCAGCGCCTGGTGTACTCGCCGATCCTCCAGCGGTACTACGAGCCCGACGACGCGTTGGCCGACCGTCTCGCCGAGCACTTCGTCACCCCGGTGCGGTTCGCCGCCGCCGTGCGCCACCTGCAGGCCGCCGGTGTCCACACGTTCGTGGAAGCGGGCGGGCGGGCCGCGCTGTCCAAGCTCGTCGTCCGGCTGACCAAGGGCTCGGACGTACGCGCCCTGCCGTCACTCGCGGTCGACGGCGACGGCGGCCTCGCACTGGACGCCACCCTGCGGGTCCTGAGGGACGCCGGTCTGGCCGGTGCGACCAGGGCCCCGGGCCTCGCCGAACTGCTGGCCCCCACCGTGCCTGCCGGCGTGTTCGAGGCGTACTGGGCCCGGCACGGCGACGAGGTGCTCCGGCGCATCGCCGACGACCTGGGCGACTTCACCCCGGAGCCGGCGGCGCAGGCACCCTCGCCCGGCACCGGCGCGACCACTCCTGCCGCACCGGCTCCTTCCTCGCCGGCGCCGTCCGCCGAGGCACCGGACCGTGCGGAGATCCACGCCGAACTGCGGACCCTGTACGCCGAGGCGCTGGAGTACCCGGAGGAGGTCTTCGAGGACGGCGTGCAACTGGAGGCCGAACTGGGGGTCGACTCGGTCAAGCAGGTCGAGCTGCTCTCCCGCGCCTCCAAGCGATACGGCCTGCCCACACGGGAGGCCGGCTTCCGCCTGGAGAACTACAACACCATGGACAAGATCGTCGACTTCGTGCTCGCGGAGCTGTCCGGCCGGGAGGCCGTCGCGGCCGGCTGA
- a CDS encoding NAD(P)/FAD-dependent oxidoreductase, translating to MYDAIVVGARISGAATAMLLSRAGHKVLLLDRAVFPGGKAAATNLIHPPGILRLKRWGLLDELTATGCPPITEYGLRSGPVELMARLPAVDGVGEAYSPERARLDQILLDAAVRAGAELRTGVSVRELITDDAGTVTGVRGETANRTPVVEHAPVVVGADGSNSTLARLVDAPKYDAHPVLNKSHWSYWEGLPHDGRVRTYRQAGKHAFTWPTHDGLTIVGVALPVADFKATSDEDRDRTVISAFDEVDPERADLLRTTKRVDRWMTGSVPNFLRRSHGPGWALAGDAGYTRDPITAAGITDGLRGAELLAAAIGSGLSGSEPLPAALARYARERDDLVTGHYRYTRDHATIADHSREELAFIRAMNRSPTHGRAMVGMFATMIHPAEFYSPASVHALLDHLEPGNGPGWKLRMVRWLARGAPRHIPGATRTADRLVAKNLGPMGQYLA from the coding sequence ATGTACGACGCAATAGTTGTCGGCGCACGGATCAGCGGCGCTGCCACGGCCATGCTGCTGTCCCGGGCAGGCCACAAGGTGCTGTTGCTCGACCGGGCCGTGTTTCCGGGCGGCAAGGCGGCGGCGACCAACCTGATCCACCCGCCGGGCATACTCCGGCTCAAGCGCTGGGGTCTGCTCGACGAGCTGACGGCCACCGGCTGCCCGCCCATCACCGAGTACGGCCTGCGCAGCGGCCCGGTGGAGCTGATGGCCCGGCTGCCCGCCGTGGACGGGGTGGGCGAGGCGTACTCCCCGGAGCGCGCCAGGCTCGACCAGATCCTGCTGGACGCCGCGGTCAGGGCCGGGGCGGAACTGCGTACCGGCGTCTCGGTCCGGGAGCTGATCACCGACGACGCGGGCACGGTCACCGGTGTGCGGGGGGAGACGGCGAACCGCACCCCCGTCGTCGAACACGCCCCGGTCGTGGTGGGGGCCGACGGCTCCAACTCGACCCTGGCCAGGCTGGTGGACGCGCCGAAGTACGACGCGCACCCGGTCCTCAACAAGAGCCACTGGTCGTACTGGGAGGGACTGCCGCACGACGGACGGGTCCGCACCTACCGTCAGGCCGGCAAGCACGCGTTCACCTGGCCGACCCACGACGGGCTGACCATCGTGGGAGTGGCTCTGCCGGTGGCCGACTTCAAGGCGACGAGCGACGAGGACCGCGACCGTACGGTCATCTCCGCGTTCGACGAGGTGGATCCCGAGCGGGCCGATCTGCTGCGCACGACCAAGCGCGTCGACCGCTGGATGACCGGGTCCGTACCCAACTTCCTGCGCCGCTCGCACGGCCCCGGCTGGGCGTTGGCCGGAGACGCCGGCTACACCCGGGACCCGATCACCGCCGCCGGGATCACCGACGGGCTGCGCGGCGCCGAACTCCTCGCCGCCGCCATCGGGTCGGGCCTCTCCGGCAGCGAACCGCTCCCGGCCGCGCTCGCCCGCTACGCCCGCGAACGCGACGACCTGGTCACCGGCCATTACCGCTACACCCGGGACCACGCGACGATCGCGGACCACTCGCGCGAGGAACTGGCGTTCATCCGGGCCATGAACCGCAGCCCCACACACGGCCGCGCGATGGTCGGCATGTTCGCCACGATGATCCACCCGGCGGAGTTCTACTCGCCGGCCAGCGTCCACGCCCTGCTCGACCATCTGGAGCCGGGCAACGGGCCGGGCTGGAAGCTGCGCATGGTGCGCTGGCTGGCCCGCGGCGCGCCCCGGCACATCCCCGGGGCGACCCGTACCGCCGACCGGCTGGTGGCCAAGAACCTCGGCCCCATGGGCCAGTACCTGGCCTGA
- a CDS encoding MFS transporter, protein MSSRSSSRGHSVWTLIVTGLAVFMAALDNLVVITALPAIQESLDTSPQDLEWTVNAYTLSFAVFLMAGAAAGDRFGRRRMFVAGLVVFTAASAACALADTSQQLIIARAVQGFGAAIVMPLTLTLLTVAVPPRRRALALGIWGALSGLAVALGPLIGGAVVEKISWEWIFWVNVPIGVVVLALSLWKLAESKHPQSTLDKTGTVLLSLGMFGVVYALVRTTEHGWASSEVLTYLIGGVALIAAFVLWELRTPHPMLPMRLFRSRSFSAVNSASLLMFAAMFGLVFLLTQFMQNIQGFSPLEAGVRMLPWTAMPVLVAPFTALLTGRLGNRLVVATGLLFEAVGLGWLALVTEVNTDYADQVPGLVLGGIGLGLFFAPVAEMAMNIVAPRDQGIASGANNTFRELGGVLGVAVLMSVFTAQGGYGSPQTFVDGLVPATWVGAAIAALGCLAILAAPRRSREQNDAWQEEQEERDGERPDTGRTDPAGPSDPTDPADVLEPSQR, encoded by the coding sequence ATGTCGAGTCGGTCCAGTTCTCGCGGTCATTCCGTATGGACCCTGATCGTGACCGGACTCGCGGTCTTCATGGCGGCGTTGGACAACCTCGTCGTCATCACCGCTCTGCCCGCCATCCAGGAGTCGCTCGACACGAGCCCGCAGGACCTGGAATGGACGGTGAACGCCTACACCCTGTCCTTCGCCGTCTTCCTGATGGCCGGTGCGGCGGCCGGTGACCGCTTCGGCCGCCGCCGGATGTTCGTGGCGGGACTTGTCGTCTTCACCGCGGCGTCGGCGGCCTGCGCCCTCGCCGACACCTCCCAACAGCTGATCATCGCCCGTGCCGTGCAGGGCTTCGGCGCCGCCATCGTCATGCCGCTGACGCTGACCCTGCTGACCGTCGCGGTGCCGCCCCGCCGGCGTGCCCTCGCGCTGGGCATCTGGGGTGCGCTGAGCGGACTGGCTGTCGCGCTCGGGCCGCTGATCGGCGGCGCCGTCGTCGAGAAGATCTCCTGGGAGTGGATCTTCTGGGTCAACGTGCCGATCGGTGTGGTGGTGCTGGCACTCAGCCTGTGGAAGCTCGCCGAGAGCAAGCACCCACAGAGCACGCTCGACAAGACGGGCACCGTCCTGCTGAGCCTCGGCATGTTCGGAGTGGTGTACGCCCTCGTGCGGACCACCGAGCACGGCTGGGCCAGCAGCGAGGTGCTGACCTACCTGATCGGCGGAGTGGCACTCATCGCTGCCTTCGTCCTCTGGGAGCTGCGCACTCCCCACCCGATGCTGCCGATGCGGCTGTTCCGCAGCCGTTCGTTCAGCGCCGTCAACTCGGCCAGCCTCCTGATGTTCGCCGCCATGTTCGGGCTGGTGTTCCTGCTGACCCAGTTCATGCAGAACATCCAGGGCTTCTCGCCGCTCGAAGCGGGGGTGCGGATGCTGCCGTGGACCGCGATGCCGGTCCTGGTCGCCCCGTTCACCGCCCTGCTCACCGGGCGGCTGGGCAACCGGCTGGTGGTCGCCACGGGTCTGCTGTTCGAGGCGGTCGGCCTCGGCTGGCTCGCCCTGGTGACCGAGGTGAACACCGACTACGCCGACCAGGTTCCCGGGCTGGTGCTCGGCGGCATCGGACTCGGGCTGTTCTTCGCCCCCGTCGCCGAGATGGCCATGAACATCGTCGCCCCCCGTGACCAGGGCATCGCCTCCGGAGCCAACAACACCTTCAGGGAGCTCGGCGGTGTGCTCGGCGTGGCCGTGCTGATGTCGGTGTTCACCGCCCAGGGCGGCTACGGCTCGCCGCAGACCTTCGTGGACGGCCTGGTCCCGGCCACCTGGGTCGGCGCCGCGATCGCCGCCCTCGGCTGCCTCGCCATCCTCGCCGCACCGCGCCGGTCCAGGGAGCAGAACGACGCGTGGCAGGAAGAACAGGAAGAACGGGACGGGGAGCGCCCGGACACCGGGAGGACGGACCCGGCCGGCCCGTCGGACCCGACCGACCCGGCTGACGTGCTCGAGCCCTCGCAGCGCTGA
- a CDS encoding wax ester/triacylglycerol synthase domain-containing protein: MKHPLNPIDEVFLAMDRELSLAQGQFLRFRGEAPSLDELHDHLAERLPGLPRLTHRAVTGRRGAFRAPSAGFDLRDHVQEMKLPAGTSLDEVLTALVRLPLSGSGPLWSIRLVHGYADGEYAVCYRVHHGLEDGMGAAHVAAVLFGGTPRSGPTPRDGQRDGLRTGPVCTAGPLELLHGTLSVGAGMVRGLAPGRLWPRTYPGPENLAMCSTSATRRELSELGRGFGGTVNDAFLMALWGALSAWSATGDGRRDARSVFRASPVPVRMPLSTRQDGEEDAVGNHLTTAVVTLPSQELPPAEAFAQLVGSTQRMRSNGLRPASRALIALLPAALIRWTVRRLLSPRSSPLYASNYLLPASLSFRGDQVVDAIPLGVLLPGNALSVTLLSCGSRVQVSFLYDRRLPDAQRLAALWREALDELDAINVPHPA; the protein is encoded by the coding sequence GTGAAGCATCCACTCAACCCGATCGACGAGGTCTTCCTCGCCATGGACCGCGAACTCAGCCTGGCCCAAGGGCAGTTCCTGCGGTTCCGTGGAGAGGCACCCTCGCTGGACGAGCTCCATGACCACCTGGCGGAGCGACTGCCCGGTCTGCCGCGGCTGACCCACCGGGCGGTGACCGGCAGGCGCGGCGCGTTCCGTGCCCCCAGTGCAGGCTTCGACCTGCGCGACCACGTACAGGAGATGAAGCTCCCGGCCGGCACCTCGCTGGACGAGGTGCTGACGGCCCTGGTGCGCCTGCCGCTGAGCGGGAGCGGCCCCCTGTGGTCGATCCGCCTCGTCCACGGATACGCGGACGGTGAGTACGCCGTCTGCTACCGGGTCCACCACGGCCTGGAGGACGGGATGGGCGCGGCTCACGTCGCCGCCGTCCTGTTCGGCGGCACTCCGCGCTCGGGGCCGACACCCCGGGACGGGCAGCGGGACGGGCTGCGCACGGGACCGGTGTGCACCGCCGGGCCGTTGGAGCTGCTGCACGGCACGCTCAGCGTGGGCGCCGGCATGGTGCGGGGGCTGGCGCCCGGCCGGCTCTGGCCCAGGACGTACCCCGGTCCGGAGAACCTGGCCATGTGCAGTACGAGTGCGACCCGGCGCGAACTGAGCGAACTGGGAAGGGGATTCGGCGGCACCGTCAACGACGCCTTCCTCATGGCGCTGTGGGGCGCGCTGTCCGCCTGGAGCGCGACGGGCGACGGCCGCCGCGACGCGCGCTCGGTGTTCCGCGCGTCGCCCGTACCGGTGCGGATGCCGCTGAGTACCCGGCAGGACGGTGAGGAGGACGCCGTCGGCAACCACCTCACGACGGCGGTCGTCACACTGCCCAGCCAGGAACTGCCGCCCGCCGAGGCGTTCGCGCAGCTCGTCGGCAGCACCCAGCGGATGCGTTCCAACGGTCTGCGGCCGGCCAGCAGGGCGCTGATCGCCCTGCTGCCGGCAGCCCTGATCCGCTGGACCGTGAGGCGACTGCTCAGCCCCCGCTCGTCCCCGCTGTACGCCTCCAACTACCTTCTGCCCGCCTCTCTTTCCTTCCGCGGCGACCAGGTCGTGGATGCGATTCCGCTCGGTGTGCTGCTGCCGGGCAACGCCCTGTCGGTGACGCTGCTGTCCTGCGGCTCGCGGGTCCAGGTGAGTTTCCTGTACGACCGCAGGCTGCCGGACGCCCAGCGGCTGGCCGCCTTGTGGCGTGAGGCCCTCGACGAGCTCGACGCGATCAACGTGCCGCACCCGGCGTAG
- a CDS encoding acyl-CoA carboxylase subunit epsilon yields MTGAADTTDSTGTTETTDTMLTVVRGRPDDLELAAVTAVLGAMAQQADTTAPPTAPGPVGVRWGGDGRTRPAGSWRRDAGRHRPGPAGRARGMS; encoded by the coding sequence ATGACGGGCGCCGCGGACACCACGGACAGCACGGGTACAACGGAGACCACGGACACCATGCTCACGGTGGTGCGGGGGCGTCCCGACGATCTCGAACTGGCCGCGGTCACCGCCGTCCTGGGGGCCATGGCGCAGCAGGCGGACACCACCGCGCCGCCGACGGCGCCGGGCCCGGTGGGCGTGCGTTGGGGCGGCGACGGCCGTACCCGCCCGGCCGGCTCCTGGCGCCGTGACGCCGGCAGACACCGGCCGGGCCCCGCGGGCCGCGCCCGGGGCATGTCATGA
- a CDS encoding acyl-CoA carboxylase subunit beta has protein sequence MRDSIDTLHATRLTAEQGPGARATEQQHARGKLTARERLDLLFDEGSFTEVEQLRRHRATGFGLENRRPHTDGVGTGWGTVHGRTVFAYAHDFRIFGGSLGEAHAMKIHKIMDMAVKAGAPLVSLNDGAGARIQEGVSALAGYGGIFQRNTRASGVIPQISVMLGPCAGGAAYSPALTDFVFMVRGTSQMFITGPDVVQAVTGEEITQNGLGGADVHGTVSGVAGFVHDDETECLEEVRYLLSLLPSNNRELPPALEPDDPADRRTDALADLVPAEGNRPYDMRAVIQEIVDDGELMETHSGWAGNIICALARLDGRTVGVIANQPAHLAGALDIHASEKAARFISTCDAFSIPLVTLIDVPGFLPGVDQEHNGIIRHGAKLLYAYCNATVPRVSLVLRKAYGGAYIVMDSESIGADLTYAWPTNEIAVMGAEGAANVVFRREIAASDAPEETRAQLVKEYRQELMHPYYAAERGLVDDVIDPAHTRSVLIEALRVLRTKDVDLPSRKHGNPPA, from the coding sequence ATGCGGGACAGCATCGACACCCTGCACGCCACTCGCCTGACCGCCGAGCAGGGGCCCGGCGCGCGCGCCACCGAGCAGCAGCACGCCCGGGGCAAGCTGACCGCCCGCGAACGCCTGGACCTCCTCTTCGACGAGGGTTCGTTCACCGAGGTCGAGCAGTTGCGCAGGCACCGCGCCACCGGCTTCGGCCTGGAGAACCGCAGGCCTCACACCGACGGCGTCGGCACCGGCTGGGGCACGGTCCACGGCCGCACCGTCTTCGCGTACGCCCACGACTTCCGCATCTTCGGCGGCTCGCTCGGTGAGGCCCACGCCATGAAGATCCACAAGATCATGGACATGGCCGTCAAGGCGGGCGCCCCGCTGGTGTCGCTCAACGACGGTGCGGGGGCCCGTATCCAGGAGGGTGTCTCCGCACTGGCCGGGTACGGCGGGATCTTCCAGCGCAACACCAGGGCTTCGGGTGTGATCCCGCAGATCTCCGTGATGCTCGGTCCCTGCGCGGGCGGCGCCGCCTACTCGCCGGCCCTGACGGACTTCGTCTTCATGGTCCGTGGGACCTCGCAGATGTTCATCACCGGACCTGACGTGGTCCAGGCGGTGACGGGCGAGGAGATCACACAGAACGGGCTCGGCGGCGCCGACGTCCACGGCACGGTCTCCGGCGTCGCCGGGTTCGTCCACGACGACGAGACCGAATGTCTGGAGGAAGTGCGCTACCTGCTGTCGCTGCTGCCGTCCAACAACCGGGAGCTGCCGCCGGCCCTCGAACCCGACGACCCGGCGGACCGCCGGACCGACGCGCTCGCCGACCTGGTCCCCGCCGAGGGGAACCGGCCGTACGACATGCGCGCGGTGATCCAGGAGATCGTCGACGACGGCGAGTTGATGGAGACGCACTCCGGCTGGGCGGGCAACATCATCTGTGCTCTGGCCCGGCTGGACGGGCGGACCGTCGGCGTGATCGCCAACCAGCCGGCCCATCTGGCCGGAGCACTGGACATCCACGCCTCGGAGAAGGCCGCCCGGTTCATCTCCACCTGCGACGCCTTCAGCATCCCCCTGGTCACCCTGATCGACGTACCGGGTTTCCTGCCCGGCGTGGACCAGGAGCACAACGGCATCATCCGGCACGGCGCGAAGCTGCTGTACGCGTACTGCAACGCCACCGTGCCGCGCGTCTCCCTCGTGCTGCGCAAGGCCTACGGCGGGGCGTACATCGTCATGGACTCCGAGTCCATCGGCGCCGACCTGACGTACGCCTGGCCGACGAACGAGATCGCGGTGATGGGCGCCGAGGGCGCGGCGAACGTCGTCTTCCGCCGGGAGATCGCCGCCTCGGACGCTCCGGAGGAGACCCGGGCCCAGCTGGTCAAGGAGTACAGGCAGGAGTTGATGCACCCGTACTACGCCGCTGAACGCGGCCTCGTCGACGATGTCATAGACCCCGCGCACACCCGCTCGGTGCTCATCGAGGCGCTGCGTGTCCTGCGTACCAAGGACGTCGACCTGCCGTCGCGCAAGCACGGCAACCCGCCGGCATGA
- a CDS encoding helix-turn-helix domain-containing protein: MVCAVDTRSHAPPEERPDEGKKAVYCAAASAAAGDTEGLAAVCVAGHAAGRLAGSAGEGDDELLSWKLELERVPLLSAREAEVFGLLGEGYSNRSVARELDITERTVKFHVARVLSKLRVESRLQAGLVAHSYRRLYQSAVPCGMDAR, from the coding sequence TTGGTCTGCGCCGTCGATACCCGTTCGCATGCACCGCCGGAAGAGCGGCCGGACGAGGGGAAGAAAGCGGTTTACTGCGCGGCAGCCAGTGCCGCGGCAGGTGACACCGAAGGGCTTGCCGCAGTTTGTGTCGCAGGTCACGCCGCAGGTCGCCTCGCAGGCTCCGCCGGTGAAGGAGATGACGAACTACTCTCCTGGAAGCTGGAGTTGGAGCGGGTTCCGCTGCTCTCCGCGCGCGAGGCGGAAGTATTCGGTCTCCTCGGTGAGGGGTATTCCAACCGCAGTGTCGCGCGGGAGCTGGATATCACCGAACGTACAGTCAAGTTCCATGTGGCACGAGTGCTGAGCAAATTGCGCGTTGAATCCAGGTTGCAAGCAGGCCTTGTCGCCCATTCTTATCGCCGCCTGTACCAAAGTGCAGTTCCGTGCGGAATGGATGCAAGATAG
- a CDS encoding IclR family transcriptional regulator, with protein sequence MVKSGNQGGSEHAVRVFRVQRAFTELEGQMHGPGELAEATGLDDSTVHRILQSGIHDGIFVREGRGLYRLGSGAARLGLKALAHAPNTDEAHGVLEEIRRATDGGFVFLFGLAPFGGAKKQCLDMAVGDSDLSELGISQRAILTVFQSLRTGACGRAILAHLPEVIQEGVMAEPTPVDAGPGAFRDEDTLLASLTAVREQGVAIDSDECAAGWNGLAVPVRWDGLIMGSVAVLKPKEAMPEWPVGILRAMKGAAAVFTEAGGRGAWSSETASSF encoded by the coding sequence ATGGTCAAGAGCGGTAATCAAGGGGGAAGCGAACACGCTGTTCGGGTCTTCCGGGTCCAACGAGCTTTCACCGAGCTCGAAGGACAGATGCACGGCCCAGGTGAGCTGGCCGAGGCGACGGGACTGGACGACTCGACGGTTCACCGGATTCTGCAGTCCGGTATTCACGACGGCATATTCGTACGCGAGGGGCGTGGCCTCTACCGGCTCGGCTCCGGCGCCGCGCGTCTCGGCCTGAAGGCCCTCGCGCACGCGCCAAACACCGATGAGGCGCATGGGGTGTTGGAGGAGATACGCAGGGCCACCGACGGAGGGTTTGTGTTCCTCTTCGGGCTGGCTCCCTTCGGCGGCGCCAAGAAGCAGTGCCTGGACATGGCTGTCGGCGACTCGGACCTGTCGGAGCTCGGCATCAGCCAGCGTGCCATCCTGACGGTCTTTCAGTCATTACGTACGGGTGCCTGCGGGCGGGCGATCCTTGCCCACCTGCCGGAGGTCATCCAGGAAGGCGTCATGGCCGAGCCGACTCCCGTGGACGCGGGCCCGGGGGCGTTCCGGGACGAAGACACCCTGCTGGCCTCCCTCACGGCCGTGCGCGAACAAGGGGTGGCCATCGACTCGGATGAGTGCGCCGCCGGCTGGAACGGCCTTGCTGTGCCGGTCCGTTGGGATGGGCTGATCATGGGTTCCGTGGCGGTGCTCAAGCCCAAGGAGGCCATGCCTGAGTGGCCCGTCGGCATTCTGAGGGCGATGAAGGGGGCCGCCGCGGTGTTCACCGAGGCGGGCGGCCGCGGAGCCTGGTCGTCGGAGACCGCCAGCTCGTTCTGA
- the ychF gene encoding redox-regulated ATPase YchF — MSLTIGIVGLPNVGKSTMFNALTKNDVLAANYPFATIEPNVGVVGVPDARLAKLAEIFGSQKILPATVDFVDIAGIVKGASEGEGLGNKFLANIRESDAICQVIRAFQDENVVHVDGKVSPKDDIETINTELILADLQTIEKVLPRLQRESRIKKDIGPKVAAVEAAKEILEKGDTLFSQGIVQGSGNEELLHDLHLLTTKPFLYVFNVDEDELVDEDFKAEQSALVAPAEAIFLNAKLEADLAELDEEEAMELLESVGVEEPGMATLARVGFDTLGLQTYLTAGPKESRAWTIQKGATAPEAAGVIHTDFQKGFIKAEVISFEDLVEMGSVAEARAKGKARMEGKDYVMQDGDVVEFRFNV, encoded by the coding sequence GTGTCGCTCACGATCGGAATCGTCGGTCTGCCGAATGTCGGCAAGTCGACCATGTTCAACGCCCTGACCAAGAACGACGTGCTGGCGGCCAACTACCCGTTCGCCACGATCGAGCCGAACGTCGGCGTGGTCGGTGTCCCGGACGCGCGCCTCGCGAAGCTGGCCGAGATCTTCGGCTCGCAGAAGATCCTTCCGGCGACCGTCGACTTCGTCGACATCGCGGGCATCGTGAAGGGCGCCTCGGAGGGCGAGGGCCTGGGCAACAAGTTCCTCGCGAACATCCGTGAGTCCGACGCGATCTGCCAGGTCATCCGCGCCTTCCAGGACGAGAACGTCGTGCATGTCGACGGCAAGGTCTCGCCGAAGGACGACATCGAGACGATCAACACCGAGCTGATCCTCGCGGACCTCCAGACCATCGAGAAGGTCCTGCCGCGCCTCCAGCGGGAGTCGCGCATCAAGAAGGACATCGGGCCGAAGGTCGCCGCCGTCGAGGCCGCCAAGGAGATCCTGGAGAAGGGCGACACGCTCTTCTCGCAGGGCATCGTGCAGGGCTCCGGCAACGAGGAACTCCTCCACGACCTGCACCTCCTCACCACCAAGCCCTTCCTCTACGTCTTCAACGTCGACGAGGACGAACTGGTCGACGAGGACTTCAAGGCCGAGCAGAGCGCCCTGGTGGCGCCCGCCGAGGCGATCTTCCTCAACGCCAAGCTGGAGGCGGACCTCGCCGAGCTCGACGAGGAGGAAGCGATGGAGCTCCTGGAGTCGGTGGGCGTCGAGGAGCCCGGCATGGCGACCCTGGCCCGCGTCGGCTTCGACACCCTCGGCCTGCAGACCTACCTCACGGCCGGTCCCAAGGAATCGCGCGCCTGGACCATCCAGAAGGGCGCCACCGCCCCCGAGGCCGCCGGTGTCATCCACACCGACTTCCAGAAGGGCTTCATCAAGGCGGAGGTCATCTCCTTCGAGGACCTGGTGGAAATGGGCTCGGTGGCCGAGGCCCGCGCCAAGGGCAAGGCCCGCATGGAGGGCAAGGACTATGTGATGCAGGACGGGGACGTGGTGGAGTTCCGCTTCAACGTGTGA
- a CDS encoding DUF6542 domain-containing protein — translation MEQHRTRPPQSQPSRRGTPLPPQAGRGGARTARQAGAGVPRTAAPVSPLVQAVRRFPNPRLTGLGSGLFCAASMFALACLDQLLFGASLVVYGVLFLPVCALTAVWVRRADLVTAVVAVPIAFAIGLLPIADSGGGIGGRLMGLVTALATHAGWLYGGTLVAGLIVTVRKVRMMSRRAAQRRRAA, via the coding sequence GTGGAGCAACACAGGACGCGTCCCCCCCAGTCACAGCCGTCACGGCGCGGCACGCCCCTTCCCCCGCAGGCCGGGCGGGGCGGTGCCCGTACGGCCCGGCAGGCCGGGGCCGGGGTCCCGCGGACCGCGGCGCCCGTCTCACCGCTCGTGCAGGCGGTGCGCCGGTTTCCCAACCCCCGGCTCACCGGGCTCGGCAGCGGGCTGTTCTGCGCCGCCTCGATGTTCGCGCTGGCCTGTCTCGACCAGCTGCTGTTCGGGGCGTCGCTCGTCGTCTACGGCGTCCTCTTCCTGCCGGTCTGCGCGCTGACCGCGGTGTGGGTGCGGCGGGCCGACCTCGTCACTGCGGTCGTCGCCGTGCCCATCGCCTTCGCCATCGGCCTGCTGCCGATCGCCGACAGCGGCGGCGGCATCGGCGGCCGGCTGATGGGGCTGGTCACCGCGCTCGCGACGCACGCGGGATGGCTGTACGGGGGCACGCTGGTGGCGGGGCTCATCGTGACCGTGCGCAAGGTGCGGATGATGAGCCGCCGAGCCGCGCAGCGGCGCCGGGCCGCCTGA